The genomic DNA AAGTCAATTTTGAATtagagttcgataacatctaaacgaaccaagctcaagtcaagtttcaaacaagctcaacttcgtaaaaaataaaccaagtcaagcttgaacaatcatttcaaaaacttgattcattttaaaCTCGGCTCGACTTGATTTagctcgattatcttatcaaataaatttatatatgttaAACCCCGGCTTGACTAATTTATAACCATAATTATGGATGTCTTATTTCCAATTGAAATTAAATGAACATCCCATTTAATATAAACAGTCAAATTATTCAGTCGTATACAGATTAACAATTAGTTTCTATAATAGCGTTGCGGATAGCATTTATACGTTGGGAAAAACTATTCGATGGTTTTTACAATAACATTAAATCTAAAAGTATTTTCAAGATAAAATGACGTCCATTTAActtttttttagaaaaagttatttctttgatatttcttttaatttagaaCGCCTTTTTTATTTGTATCTATTttataatgaatcaaatttaagtCTGAGTTATttttaccctttttttttttaaatatatatcttGAGCACTTAAGCGTTTATCTAGATAGGTACATCCACATGTAAAGAACAACCAATCAACTACATTTAATTATTTGGCCtctaaatttttatattatttgattcgAGTAGCACAAAGTGGTTTTCGCAAGGCGTTTGGTGGAATGAACACCAAGACCACCAAATTCTAcaaccaaaaaataaaaaataaaataataataataataataataataataataataataaacaaataaaattaaaaataataatattattattgttattaaaaaaacatatttgaaaggTGCTTTGAAAAAATAGTAAATTAGAATAAAAAATCTCTAACCATAATTTCAACGTAATCCCCatattcgaaaaaaaaaaaaattatatttccgCACCttgtatataaaattttatttgcttcaatTCTCTCATGTAAATATCATTACCTAATTATTTCtcaaattttttaaatacaaaaaaatttaaaaagaaatataatttctcttaaattcagtactttaaattaaaattgaatatattttctattaaaattacctttcatttttttttaaaatacaaaaatctaaatataaatataattctctaaatttaaaagaaattatatgcatttaaaactttttatatttaaaaatatcagAGGTAATTTTATAAATAAGTGTGACTAGGGAGTGGAAACGTGCGAGAGGCTTTATTAATGGACTCTTATCTCGTTATAGCAAAGCCGATCGAAACTGGAAAAGTGAAGCTTTTTTACCGGATGAAGCCATCAGCATCAACCTTTGGCTTCATAATTCCTAGATCGAACAATATTCATAAATGGGATGGGGCTCGTCGATCTGTCTCGGCGTATACTGCACCAACATTTGTATTAGTGGTGGTGGAGCCGCCCACACGTACGGCTGCGCCATCCTTCGCCGGCAGCGCGTGCGCCCATGTCTATCCTCTCTCCTCTCTCCCGGACGTCCATGTGCATCGATGATAATTGAGATAAGAAGAAAAAAGACAGGGAATTGTGATAAATGAATCCTTGTCGTTTCCAAGAACTTCTTGCTGGTATTTGGGTCTTCCCTGGCTCATGGTCCCTTTCAGTTTCAACTCTGCAAAATCCTGCTGCTCATGTTTACAATTATGCCCGATGACTTTGTACCTCGGGAACACAGAATTAATCGAGGGCCTCATCATCTCCATGCTCATGTTTTGTTCTCTTTTCAAACCATTGGGATGAATCTCGAAACCTCGTTGAGAAATTCTCTGTATGACTGCAATATTTTAAGTGCGAAGCTCTGTCAGTTTTATCGCCCAGCCAATAATGCGCAACTCCCCATGTGATAATATCCAATGGATAGATACATCGTGAACTCAGTCAACTTTGTCACTGTttactttaaacctttaaacccATAAATATGAATCTTAACCATAAATATGAGTCCTGCAGTTTCCCTTTAAATTATTGATCTGTTATCTTTCCCTGGCACTGTCGGAGGCATGTTTTCCCTGCAGACTAGACATGTACCTGGCCAAGGTATTGAGATTCGTTTGCCATGCTTTGGGAGAGTCAAGTCTATTTAAATATTCCAGTGGGAGCCTCCGTAGGGAGTCTTAAACCTTCCATCTGCCTTGCCAGATCGATCGTTCCAAGCAAATTGCGGCTTCAAGTTGTGTGAGAGAGACTGAGGATATAATTTCACTTCTCCATGTTCTGCTAAGGTTGCTGAGGAAGGTGGCTCATAAAAAGAACTCAGGTGAGGGTTCCTTGTCCCAATTTTGCATGGAAGTTTTTGAGTTCTTCAGATGGGTTCTTCATGTAAATCTGCTACAAATAGAAGAGTTAATGATGGGGAGAAATCGATATTACACAAAAAGGGGAAGATCTtgctgtttttctttttttttgaagtcaagtcaatttcagaaactatCATTTACTTCTCAAAAAACTGAAGATGAACTTAATTTCTTAGAATTTGTTGTAGTTCTTGAGGATACACTCACCTTGACTGTGCATCAGCAGTTTTTTACAGAGGCGTTGATCCTTGTTTGAGATCATTTCTTGGGAGAATTAGCCAAGAATCACGGGAAGAACTATTCTCACATTGCGTAAATGGAAGGATTCCTCAATCAGCATGGCGAAGAATACATATCAGTGAAGAAGGTGATGTTGAAACAGGAAGAAACTTTCAGGCACCAGGTAGAACTTGCTTCCTCTTCTGATCTGATCATCCATGAAGTTGATGTAAGGTTTGGTAATTTTTGGATTCCTCACCTTATCCAGGTCCAGGAACTTCATCGCGTGTACCAAATTCAGAAATTGTTGATGAAAGAAGCACAACCAAACCGCAAACCCTCGAAACAAACAAATCAAACTAACTCAGACAAGTGCACACCTGAACACTCTGATGAACTGAAAGTTGATGCTGATGAAGAGGGTGACTTGGAGCTGACACTTGCCACCGGCAGTAGAACTCAATGGAAGAAGAAAAGTGCTTCATACATTTCAGACTCGGGATCAGGTTTTTCTTCAACCTCAGGCGACTCAGCAGGTAGGAGGCAGACGAAGAGTGTCTGGCCTCTGACACATGATTCTATAAGATTCATAGAAAGGAAGAATACAGGTTTGAAGATTGAGAAAATGAAACAGGATGAACTGAAGCAGCCTTCTTGGCTCTTCCTCTGCAATAAGCAACATAGCATGGTAGCTTCTTTAGGATTGTAATGAAAACATGAAACATATTCGAT from Zingiber officinale cultivar Zhangliang chromosome 4A, Zo_v1.1, whole genome shotgun sequence includes the following:
- the LOC121970401 gene encoding uncharacterized protein LOC121970401 isoform X2; protein product: MYLAKIDRSKQIAASSCVRETEDIISLLHVLLRLLRKVAHKKNSAVFYRGVDPCLRSFLGRISQESREELFSHCVNGRIPQSAWRRIHISEEGDVETGRNFQAPGPGTSSRVPNSEIVDERSTTKPQTLETNKSN
- the LOC121970401 gene encoding uncharacterized protein LOC121970401 isoform X1; its protein translation is MEGFLNQHGEEYISVKKVMLKQEETFRHQVQELHRVYQIQKLLMKEAQPNRKPSKQTNQTNSDKCTPEHSDELKVDADEEGDLELTLATGSRTQWKKKSASYISDSGSGFSSTSGDSAGRRQTKSVWPLTHDSIRFIERKNTGLKIEKMKQDELKQPSWLFLCNKQHSMVASLGL